One region of Melitaea cinxia chromosome 29, ilMelCinx1.1, whole genome shotgun sequence genomic DNA includes:
- the LOC123667791 gene encoding mucin-2-like — MNKLYLLILGVVAQAYGRPQEISPIDHRIRIPDPNCIRNHQLLPHEYDCTKFYYCEDGYRHIKPRDCAPGTEFSETLEVCIHPAAAQCTLPGVPPETATTPTTTTTPTTTTTPTTTTTPTTTTTPTTTTTPTTTTTPTTTTTPTTTTTTTTTPAPTTTTTTTTTTPAPTTTSTTTTTTPAPTTTSTTTTTTPAPTTTSTTTTTTPAPTTTSTTTTTTPAPTTTSTTTTTTPAPTTTTPTTTTTTPQPQPSSTTQSTPGVTLPNGCPADFDEHKLLPHENYCNKFYYCVHGNIVEAKCAPGTVFNYEIQVCDWPANVDCGDRIIEEDNGGGGDTPSTSSPPGDGDGDFETLPNGCPADFSKELLLPHDNDCGQYYQCVHGNLVARPCPPGLHFSYELQRCEWPEIANCIPSGNPTEGPSVPDQPTAPTTGNPTGGPSSPVPTAPPTAPPTGAPTGGPSSPDQPSAPTTGAPTGGPSSPATTAPPTAPPTGAPTGGPSSPAPTAPPTAPPTGAPTGGPSSSAPTVPPTAPTTAAPTDGPSSPAPTAPPTAPTTGAPTGGPSSPAPTTRPPAPPTSPGSTPAPELLPNGCPANFSEELLLPHDNDCGQYYLCVHGNLVVRPCPPGLHFSYELQRCDWPEIANCIPSAKPTEGPSSPDQPTAPTTGAPTVGPSSPAPTAPTTAPPTGAPTGGPSSPAPTAPPTAPPTGAPSEGPSSPAPTAPPTAPPTGAPTGGPSSPAPTAPPTAPPTASTTSTTAAPGGGDGNDDKCKTGCNVPHWPHETDCDKFWSCNGDQKVLGVCSTGLHFNPQTQTCDFICNVSCERKSVQTNYNADGLSVFLPWEKVDELAKLNNLSEIRNIGFDFL; from the exons tataTTTGCTCATACTGGGCGTCGTAGCTCAAGCCTACGGTCGACCCCAAGAAATATCACCAATTGATCATAGAATTCGTATCCCGGACCCAAACTGTATTAGGAACCATCAGCTGCTACCTCACGAATACGACTGTACCAAGTTCTATTACTGCGAAGATGGATACCGTCACATAAAGCCCAGAGATTGTGCTCCTGGAACTGAGTTTTCAGAAACATTGGAG GTATGCATACATCCTGCAGCAGCTCAATGTACTTTGCCTGGAGTACCACCAGAGACAGCAACAACCCCAACAACAACGACAACCCCAACGACAACAACAACTCCCACAACTACAACAACACCAACGACAACGACAACCCCAACAACAACGACAACCCCAACAACCACGACAACCCCGACAACAACAACCACCCCAACAACTACTACTACCACTACTACAACACCAGCTCCAACAACAACAACTACTACCACTACTACAACACCAGCCCCAACAACAACTTCTACTACCACTACTACAACGCCAGCCCCAACGACAACATCAACTACCACTACTACAACACCAGCCCCAACGACAACATCTACTACGACTACTACAACGCCAGCACCAACAACTACATCAACTACCACTACTACAACGCCAGCCCCAACAACGACATCTACTACCACTACTACAACGCCAGCCCCAACAACAACAACaccaactacaactacaaccaCCCCACAACCACAACCGTCATCTACAACGCAAAGCACACCAGGTGTAACCTTACCTAATGGATGTCCAGCAGACTTTGATGAGCATAAGTTGTTACCCCATGAAAATTATTGCAACAAATTCTACTACTGTGTTCATGGAAATATAGTTGAAGCAAAATGTGCCCCAGGAACTGTCTTCAACTACGAAATTCAG GTATGCGACTGGCCTGCCAACGTTGATTGTGGAGACAGAATTATCGAAGAAGATAATGGAGGAGGCGGTGACACTCCATCCACTTCATCCCCACCTGGTGACGGAGATGGTGACTTTGAAACATTACCCAATGGTTGTCCTGCTGACTTTAGCAAAGAGCTCTTATTGCCACACGATAACGATTGCGGACAATACTACCAGTGTGTTCACGGAAACTTAGTAGCACGCCCATGTCCTCCCGGCCTCCACTTCAGCTATGAACTCCAG AGATGCGAATGGCCTGAAATTGCAAATTGCATTCCATCTGGAAATCCAACCGAAGGTCCCTCTGTACCTGATCAACCCACAGCTCCTACAACCGGAAACCCGACAGGAGGTCCATCTTCCCCTGTTCCAACAGCACCACCCACAGCTCCGCCTACTGGAGCCCCGACAGGAGGTCCATCATCGCCTGATCAACCCTCAGCTCCTACAACCGGTGCCCCGACAGGAGGTCCTTCTTCACCTGCTACAACGGCACCACCCACAGCTCCACCTACTGGAGCCCCGACAGGAGGTCCTTCTTCACCTGCTCCAACGGCGCCTCCTACAGCTCCACCAACTGGAGCCCCGACAGGAGGTCCATCCTCATCTGCTCCAACGGTGCCACCTACAGCTCCTACAACCGCAGCCCCAACAGATGGTCCTTCTTCACCTGCTCCAACGGCGCCACCTACAGCTCCTACAACTGGAGCCCCGACAGGAGGTCCATCTTCGCCTGCTCCAACCACAAGACCACCGGCGCCACCTACAAGTCCAGGATCAACACCAGCTCCGGAACTTTTACCTAATGGCTGTCCTGCTAACTTTAGCGAAGAGCTCTTATTGCCACACGATAACGATTGTGGACAATACTACCTATGTGTTCACGGAAACTTAGTTGTTCGCCCATGTCCTCCCGGCCTCCACTTCAGCTATGAACTTCAG AGATGCGATTGGCCCGAAATCGCAAATTGCATTCCATCTGCAAAGCCAACTGAAGGTCCGTCTTCACCTGATCAACCCACAGCTCCAACAACTGGAGCCCCAACAGTAGGTCCATCTTCCCCTGCACCAACGGCACCGACTACAGCTCCACCAACCGGAGCCCCAACAGGAGGTCCATCTTCTCCTGCTCCGACAGCACCACCAACAGCTCCACCTACTGGAGCCCCGTCAGAAGGTCCATCTTCCCCTGCACCAACAGCACCACCTACAGCTCCACCTACTGGAGCCCCGACAGGAGGTCCATCTTCGCCTGCTCCAACAGCACCACCCACAGCTCCACCCACTGCATCAACGACATCCACAACTGCAGCCCCTGGAGGTGGAGATGGAAATGATGATAAATGCAAGACGGGATGCAATGTGCCTCACTGGCCCCACGAAACAGATTGCGATAAATTCTGGAGCTGTAATGGAGACCAAAAAGTCTTAGGAGTTTGCTCTACAGGACTACACTTCAACCCACAAACTCAAACTTGTGACTTCATCTGCAACGTATCATGTGAAAGAAAGTCAGTCCAAACTAATTATAATGCGGACGGCCTCAGCGTATTCTTGCCTTGGGAGAAGGTTGACGAACTTGCTAAGCTTAACAATCTGAGTGAAATACGAAATATTGGCTTCGACTTTCTATAA